TACTCCGTCGCGGGAGGATATTTTAAAACAGCTAAAAAAGCTAAAGGAAGAGGTTGCCTCCGGTAATGCCGTTGAAAATAAGCGGCCGGGTTTTCTTGCCCGGCTCAAGCGCTTCTTTAGCCTGAATATCGTGGATATTATTTTTAGCAGTGTTGAGGTGTTGCAGTCTGAGGTAGCCCGGCGCGAAGGGGAGCTGGCGGATATCGTTTTGCATCCGGATACCGCGGGTTTATTCTGGCTGGAATTGCATCGAGCCGATGAATTCGCCAAACGCGGAGAGGAAGAGGCGCGTAAGCATTTGAATGAAATCCGGCAATTGATCAATGAATAATTGGGGGAGGAACAATGAAAAGTAATGCGCGATTTATTTTAGCTATTTCAGGCTGCCTGTTATCCACTGTTTTGTTAGGGTGCGCGACGATCAAAGAAATGGGCAAAGGCTTTGCCGGCGTATCTACCCAGGTTCTCGAGGATAAACGCAAGGATGCTTTGAAAAAATCTTTTGCCCTGGACTACAATGGCTGCTACGCCAAGGTCAAGGATATCTTAAGCCAGAAAGATAGAGCGTCCTATATATACGCAGAGGATCCCAAGAAGAAGATGATTGCTATTTATGTTTCTGCGCAAGATACTACTCCTGTAGGGATATTTTTTACCGAGGAAACAGGAACCGGCACTTTGATTGAAATATCCAGCCCGAGCACTTATGCTAACGAGGAAATCGCAAGCAGAATATTTACCGGTATTGATACGTTACTTAATCCTAAGCCCAAGCCTAATACGCAAAACCAAATGGAGAAGAAAGCCGATGTTAAAGAAAAAGTTATCAATCAATGATTTGATTAAGGAGTGCCACCGCGTTGCTAAAAGCAAGGGTTGGTGGGATGATCTGCGTAATGACGGTGAGTTGATTGCGCTGATGCATTCTGAACTATCCGAGGCTCTAGAGGCAATGCGCGGCCATGATAAAGAAAATAATTTGGCGGAGGAGTTAGCGGACTGCTGTATCCGCATATTTGATTATTGCGGCTCGCGGAAAATAGATTTGGAAAAAGCGTTATTAAAGAAGATCGAATATAATAAAACCCGTCCTTACCGGCACGGAAAGAAATTCTAAGCAACACCCCGCGCTTATAAGGAATTGCGCGGGTGTGCCCTTGTGGGCAAGGAGGAACAATGCCATACGATAGCAGTTTGGACGCGCAGGTTTTTACGCGTTTTTGGGAGAATGATTCCGGAAAAGTGGTGGTCAGTGTTTTTTCTTATAACAATGGCCCTAAAAAGATCCAGCTTGTCAGAGAGATAAAAGATAAAAACGGCGAATATGCTTTTGCCAAACTCGGCCGCTTGACCAAAGAAGAGGCGCAAGGCATATTACCTTTGATTCAGGAAGCGCTTAAAAATATGTAAGGATTATGGCCCAAATTAAGAAGCGGGACAGTTGGGGATCGCGCCTGGGAATTATTATGGCCGTGGCTGGTTCAGCTATCGGCCTGGGTAATTTCTTGCGTTTTCCGGCTAAAGCGGCGGCAAATGGCGGCGGAGCTTTTATGATCCCCTATTTTATTTCCCTGCTTCTTTTAGGAATCCCGCTGATGTGGATTGAATGGACCCTGGGCCGTTACGGCGGGGGTTTTGAACACGGCACTGCCCCTGGAATATTCCACAGCCTTTGGCAGAAAAACCGTTTTATTAAATATTTTGGAGTGATCGGAATATTCGGCCCGCTGGTTATTTTTATCTACTATGTCTTTATTGAATCCTGGACGCTGGCTTACAGTTTTTTTGCTTTAGCCGGCAAATACACCGCGTTGACGGATCAGCAGTCACTGCGCCATTTTTTAACCGGTTTTCAGGGTTTGGAGAAAAATCAGTATTTTAACGGCATCGGAACCGCCTACCTGTTTTTCTTAGTTACTTTCTTATTGAATATTTGGGTAATTTATTATGGGATAAAAGGGGGAATAGAGAAGCTTTGCAAATGGGCAATGCCGCTGCTATTTGTTTTTGGTTTGGTGCTGATGTCCAGAGTTTTGACATTGGGTGCCCCGGATTTAAGCCGGCCAGCTTGGAATGTGTCAGGAGGTTTTGGTTTCTTATGGAACCCGGATTTTTCCGCGCTTAAATCCGCCAAGGTTTGGCTTGAAGCAGCAGGACAAATATTTTTTACTTTAAGCGTGGGGATAGGTGTGATCCTTACCTACGCCAGTTACTTAAAGAAAGCCGATGATGTTGTGCTTTCCGGGACAACCGCGGCGATGACCAATGAATTTGCCGAGGTTATTCTAGGCGGAAGTATTATTATTCCGGCGGCTTTTGTGTTTTTTGGGCCGGTGGATATTAAATCCATCGCCCAGTCAGGGGTATTTAATCTAGGTTTTGTAACTATGCCGTTGGTTTTGAATAAGCTGCCGCTTGCCGGATTCTTCGGATTCTGCTGGTTCTTTTTATTATTTTTAGCCGGGATAACTTCTTCGATTTCGCTGGCCCAGCCGGCAGTGGCATTTCTGGAAGATGAGTTCAATATTAACCGTAAGCGGGCGGTTTCCATATTTGCCGCAGTTTCATTCATCTTATGCCAGCCGGCGATATTTTTCCTGGGCCGGGGAGTGGTTGATGAATTGGATTTTTGGGGCGGCACATTTTTTCTGGTAGTTTTTGCGACAATTGAGACAATATTATTTGCCTGGGTATTTGGTATGGAGCGGGCTTGGGAGGAAATACATCAGGGCGCGGATATGATTATACCTAAAATCTATAAATTTATCATAAAGTATATCACGCCTTTATTTTTATTTATTATATTGGGAATGTGGTTTGCCCAGGAATGGCTGCCGATAATAATGATGAAAAATGTATCCGGGGCAGATAAGCCATTTATTTTTTGCACGCGCTTAGGTTTATTGTTCGTATTTATAATTTTGGCGGTTTTAGTAAAGATTGCCTGGAAGCGTAGAAAGCTAAAATAAGGGAGGATAATAGAGGTGAAATTAGGAGGATGGATTTTTTTAATTTTTTCCTGGGGGCTGATTATTGGTTTGACAGTTTTTTGTTTTTTAAAAGTTTTTTCAAAAAACACTCCGCGCTTATAAGGTATTGCGCGGGTATGCCCTTGTGGGCAAGGAGCTAAGATGAAAAAGTTTTTATCGTTAGGTTTGGCATTAACTCTGCTGGTATCAATTTGCGGATGCGCGCCCCTGATTATCGGAGCAGCCGCAGGCAGCCTGGGCGCATACGCGGTAAGCAAGGATACTGTGCAGGGAGATACGGATAAGAATTATGATGCGCTTTGGAGTTCAGCTCTTAGTGTTGCCGGCTCTTATGGCATAATCCAGCAGGAAAATGCCGGTACCGGTTATATTGAATTAGGGGCACAGTCCACTAAAGTTTGGATAAAATTAGTCCGCCTGACTCAGGCGACAACCCGGCTTCGGGTTTCTGCGCGTAAATACCATTTCCCAAACATGGAGCTGGCCCAGGATATTTTTGTTAAGATTATCACGAGTGTAAGATAAGCGGTTTTTCATATTTTTCCCTTTTCTTTTTGGGGAATTTGTGTACAATATAACAAAAGCTCAAAACAATATTTAGCCGAGATAGCTCAGTGGTAGAGCGCGGCCCTGAAAAGGCCGGCGTGGGGGGTCCGATTCCCTCTCTCGGCATTTTTTAGTTTGTAAGGCGAACTTTATTTAAAGTTTGCCTTATTTTTTGGCTATAAAAAGATTAAATTTTCGCACGGCAGCGGTATAATATATTAACGTCAAAAGGATGCGTTTGGGGGTTATGTGAACATCAAGAAAACCATAGCCAGGGAAGGGTTAATTTTGTTGGGAATCGCGGCCTTGGGACTGGCTGTTTATTTTATAAGCAGGCATTTAAATGGTATCTATTTAAGTGAACACTGGGAATCCAGGTTTAAAGTTATACAAAATATGAAATATTCCCTGGTAGGTTATACCCCATATATAAGAATGATGTCTTTTGGTTTAAATATAGCTATATTTGGTTATCCGGTTGTTGCCTTTATCCGCTTTATCCTCTGGGCGGTAAGGACATTGAGAGCGAAATGAAGAAGAAACTAAACTGTTGGGAATATAAAAAATGCGGGCGCCAGCCAGGCGGAGTTAATGTCGCTGAATCTGGCGTATGCCCCGCGGCAGCAGAGAAGAAAGCCAACGGGTTTAATGGCGGGAAGAACGCCGGACGCATCTGTTGGGCGATAGCCTATACGCTATGTGATGAAAAAATTAACAGGACAACTACCGGAAGGTTTAGTAATTGCATGGAGTGTGATTTTTTTAAATTGGTTAGTAAGGAAGAGGGACTTGCTTTCAAAAGCATCCGGGATTTTCTTCCTAAGCTTAAAAAATAAAAAAGCCAATTCTATTTTTTAGAATTGGCTTTTTCTATGTGTAAAACTTATATCTTTTTTACGTTAGTTGCCTGGTCGCCTTTGGGCCCTTGAGTAACCTCAAATTCAACTTCATCGCCTTCTGCCAAAGATTTATATCCATCTCCAACGATAGCGCTGAAGTGAATGAATACATCCTTGCCGTCTTCAGAAGTAACAAAGCCGTAACCTTTCTGATTACTGAACCACTTTACCTTGCCTTTTGCCATTTCTGTTTCTCACCTCCTCCAAGAGTAAAAAAAATCCGCAAAGCAGGGTTAATTTTTGTTCTGCCTTACGGTTTGTCGATAAAACTAATCAATTTCTTTGTTTCTCCTCTTAAAATCTACCTGGTTTTTAATTTACCATGATTTATCAATTTGTCAATCATTTTCTAGTCTTAAGTGAGTGATTGACTATTAGTTAGGAATTGATATAATATTGGACAAATTGCCGATGTAGCTCAGTTGGTAGAGCAGGACTTTCGTAAAGTCAAGGTCGGTGGTTCGATTCCACTCATCGGCTTAATTTCTTTATGGCTAAATTCCGTGAAGTTTTAAAAAATCGTAACTTTTTTTTATTATGGCTTGGGCAGATTATCTCCCAGATGGGGGATAGGCTGGGGCAAATGGCTTTGATTGGGTTTGTTTACCTGCGTTCGCCCGGCTCAACACTGCAGATTGCCAAAATCCTGTCTTTTACCATCATTCCGGTATTCCTTATCGGGCCTTTAGCCGGGGTTTATGTGGATCGTTGGGACAGGCGCAAGACAATGTATATCTGCGACTTCCTGCGCAGCCTGTTGGTTTTAGCCATCCCCTTGTTCTTATTTTACGCTAAGAACTTAACCTTGATTTACCTGCTTATTTTTATCGCTTTTTCTATCGGCAGATTTTTTGTACCGGCGAAACTCTCCATTATTCCGGATTTAGTGGATAATAAAGACTTGTTGGTTGCTAACACTCTGATTAACACTTCCGGGATGATTGCGGCGGTCTTGGGGTTTGGAATAAGCGGGGTGCTGGTAGAGAAACTTGGGGCCAAAAGCGGTTTTTATCTGAACTCCCTGACTTTTCTGGTTTCGGCGGCATTTATTTTTCTGATCTCCAAGAAATTTACCGCGGCGCCAAGCTTTGAGGAGGTAGGCAAAGAGATCGTTGAGGTAATCAGGAAATCCGTTTTTCAGGAGATCAAAGAGGGCATTCTTTATTTTATCCATACCAAGGATATCCGTTTTACCGCCGCGATTATCTTTGCGCTTTGGTCGGCATTAGGCTCGGTTTATGTAGTGATCATTGTTTTTGTGCAAAAGACTTTGCATTCGGCAACCAAGGACCTGGGGCTCTTGGTGATGTTTTTGGGGATCGGTTTATTCCTGGGTTCTTTGGTTTATGGAAAATTCGGACAGCGTATTTCGCATTACAAAATAATTTTTGTTTCCCTGGTCCTCAGTGGTATAATGTTAACCATCTTTGCCCTGGGAATACATTATTTTCCTAATTTTCTCCTGGCCGCGCTTCTGGCTTTAGGCTTGGGATTAATTGTTTCTCCGATAATGATCGCCTCTAATACCATTATCCATAATGTCAGTGACAATGAAATGCTGGGCAAGATTTTCAGTTCTCTTGAGATAGTCATGCACCTGGGTTTTATTTTATTCATGTTTATCAGCAGTATCCTTGCCGAAAAGTTTTCGCCCTTATTAATCCTGGTTATTGTCGGTTCCCTGCTAAGCTTACTGGGTTTAGTAAGCTTATTTTTTAATCGAAAGGTGGCATGGTTAGATTAGCGGAAAACAAACATTATTCAGAAAATAAGGCAATTGAAAAATTGCCGCTTCCTCAAAAGGTATACCTTCCTTTAATCCAGCATCTGGGAAAAATCTGTAATCCTGAAGTAAAAGCCGGTGATACGGTTAGCCTTGGGCAGAGAATTGCCAGTGTCGCAGCCCATGTCTATGCGCCGATCCATGCTTCGCTATCCGGAAAGGTGATCGCTATACAGGATTGGCCGCACCCTGTTTTGGGCCGGGCTAAGGCAGTGGTTATCGAAGGGGATGGCCGGGATGATCAATCGCTATTTGGCCTAAAAGGGCAGCAAGAGGTAGATAAGCTTGCTCCGCAAGATATTCGCAAAATTGTTTTAGATGCCGGGATCGTGGGCATGGGCGGGGCAAGCTTTCCTACGCATATAAAACTTAATCCCCCGCAGCCGGTAGATACCCTGATTATTAATGGCGCGGAGTGCGAGCCGTATTTAACCGCGGATGCCCGGTTAATGGTTGAGAAGACCGCGGAAATATCCTTAGGCATTAATTTGGCCGCCAAGTGTTTGGGGGTGCAAAAAATTTATATTGGAATAGAGGCAAATAAACCTGAAGCTATAGAGGCTTTCTCCAAAATCTCAGGGATTAAGATTAAGGTCCTCAAGCCGGAGTATCCTCAAGGCGGAGAGAAACAATTAATTCAGAATATATTAGGCAAGGAGATTCCCCGCGGCAAGCTGCCTTTTGATATCGGGGTTGTGGTTCAAAATGTAGCTACGGTTTACGCGATTTATGAGGCGGTTTATCAAGGCAAGCCTTTGATTGAACGGATCGTCACGGTTACGGGAAGCTGTGTGCAAAACCCCAAGAACCTGCTGGTGCGTTTAGGCACACCGATAAAGAATTTGATTGAATTTTGCGGTCCGCTAAAAAAGGAGCCGGCAAAAATTATTATCGGCGGGCCGATGATGGGTATTGCCCAGTATACGGATGAGGTGCCCATAATCAAATCCAGCGGCGGCTTATTGCTGATGAATAAAAAAGAGGCCAAAGTTTTAGAGGAGGATCCTTGTATCCGCTGCGCGGCCTGCGTTCGCGGCTGCCCGGTGGGATTAATGCCTTGCCAGATTAATCTGGCTTCCGAGAAAACACTTTGGAATTTAGCTAAAGAGTATGGAGCCCTTGATTGCATCGAATGCGGCATCTGTAATTTTGTCTGCCCTTCCAACCGCAGGTTATTGCAGACGATTAAAAGGGCAAAGTTAGAGGTAATCAAATAAGATGAAAGAAATGGCCCGTTACGGTTTTATTCTGGCGCTTATTTGTACAATTGCCGCGGGGTTATTAGCCGCAGCTAACGCCCTTACTCGGCCTAAGATCCTTGCTCAAGCCATATTAGAAGAACAGTCAGCGCTTAAAGAGGTGATGCCGGCTGCAGCCAGGTTTACGGCAGTTAAGCCTGATGTGGAGAAGCAAACTTTGTATTATAAGGCATTCGATAGCCAGGATAAGCTGATCGGTTTTGTTTTTAAGGCCAGTGGAAAAGGTTATTCCAGTGTTGTTGAGACCTTGGCCGGAATTTTTCTGGATGATAAAATCAGCGCTATAAAAGTCATTTCGCAAAATGAGACTCCGGGCTTAGGGGTGCGGGTAACTGAAAATAAATTTACCGGCCAATTTAATAACCGCAATAGCCTGGATTTATCCGGGGTGCAGGCAATTACCGGAGCAACGGTTTCCAGCCGCGCGATAATGGATTCAGTGATGAAAAAGGCGCGGGAAATAAAAGAGTTGATAAAAAATGAAAGATAAACTTATAGTTTCAGGCTCTCCACATATCCATAAGGAAGAATCCATCTCCCGGATTATGTGGACAGTGGTGGCTAGTGTTATCCCTGCCGGAATCGCGGGTATAATTATATTTGGATTAGATGCTTTATGGGTAACCTTAGTCGCGGTTGCCACCGCAATATTAACCGAATTGGCATTTGAGATATGGACCAAGAGGAAGATTACGATTTTTGACGGTTCGGCTGTAATTACCGGAATACTCTTAGCCTACAATCTTCCGCCGAATGTACCCTTGTGGCTGCCGATAGTCGGGGCGGTATTTTCAATCGCCATTGGTAAACAGGTCTTTGGCGGTATCGGCCAGAATATTTTTAACCCGGCATTAGTGGGCAGGGTTTTTCTGATGGCCTCCTGGCCAAAATATATGACCACTTTTGCCAAACCGTTTAGCTGCGATGCCGTAACCGGCGCTACTCCTTTGGCGTTGCTTAAAGAAGGTAAGCTGTTGGAACATATCTCATATCTGGATTTGTTTCTGGGCAAGCGCGGCGGATGTATCGGTGAAGTTTGTATTTTGGCGCTGTTGATTGGCGCCGCATTTCTTTTCATCCGGGGTTATATTACCTGGCATATACCGGCAACTTATATTTTTACTACCGCCGCCTTTACCTATATTTTTGGAGCCCCGCAGCTTTTTCACGGCGACTGGCTATTCCATATATTAAGCGGCGGATTGATCCTGGGAGCGTTTTTTATGGCTACCGATTATGTGGCTACTCCGTTGACTGCCAGAGGTCAGCTGATTTTTGGCGTGGGGTGCGGCTTGCTTACGGCGATTATCCGGCTTTGGGGCGGGTATCCTGAAGGGGCTTCATATGCCATATTGATGATGAACGCGGCAACGCCCTTTATTGACCGTTATACCAGAAACAGGATTTACGGGACAAGATGAAAAATTTCATTAAAGATTTTACTAAAGGCATCATCCGGGAGAATCCCACCTTTGTCCTGGTCTTAGGGTTATGCCCGACGCTGGCAGTATCCGTATCCGTAGCTAACGGTATTGGCATGGGGATTGCCGCGACCTTTGTGCTTCTGGGTTCAAGTTTAATTGTTTCATTAGTCAGGGATTTTATTCCCGACAAGATCCGGATACCCTGTTATATCGTCATCATTGCCACCTTTGTTACGATTGCCGAATTATGTATGAAGGCTTACAGCCCGGTATTGGACCG
The nucleotide sequence above comes from Candidatus Omnitrophota bacterium. Encoded proteins:
- a CDS encoding RnfABCDGE type electron transport complex subunit D, whose translation is MKDKLIVSGSPHIHKEESISRIMWTVVASVIPAGIAGIIIFGLDALWVTLVAVATAILTELAFEIWTKRKITIFDGSAVITGILLAYNLPPNVPLWLPIVGAVFSIAIGKQVFGGIGQNIFNPALVGRVFLMASWPKYMTTFAKPFSCDAVTGATPLALLKEGKLLEHISYLDLFLGKRGGCIGEVCILALLIGAAFLFIRGYITWHIPATYIFTTAAFTYIFGAPQLFHGDWLFHILSGGLILGAFFMATDYVATPLTARGQLIFGVGCGLLTAIIRLWGGYPEGASYAILMMNAATPFIDRYTRNRIYGTR
- the rsxC gene encoding electron transport complex subunit RsxC, translating into MVRLAENKHYSENKAIEKLPLPQKVYLPLIQHLGKICNPEVKAGDTVSLGQRIASVAAHVYAPIHASLSGKVIAIQDWPHPVLGRAKAVVIEGDGRDDQSLFGLKGQQEVDKLAPQDIRKIVLDAGIVGMGGASFPTHIKLNPPQPVDTLIINGAECEPYLTADARLMVEKTAEISLGINLAAKCLGVQKIYIGIEANKPEAIEAFSKISGIKIKVLKPEYPQGGEKQLIQNILGKEIPRGKLPFDIGVVVQNVATVYAIYEAVYQGKPLIERIVTVTGSCVQNPKNLLVRLGTPIKNLIEFCGPLKKEPAKIIIGGPMMGIAQYTDEVPIIKSSGGLLLMNKKEAKVLEEDPCIRCAACVRGCPVGLMPCQINLASEKTLWNLAKEYGALDCIECGICNFVCPSNRRLLQTIKRAKLEVIK
- a CDS encoding MFS transporter; protein product: MAKFREVLKNRNFFLLWLGQIISQMGDRLGQMALIGFVYLRSPGSTLQIAKILSFTIIPVFLIGPLAGVYVDRWDRRKTMYICDFLRSLLVLAIPLFLFYAKNLTLIYLLIFIAFSIGRFFVPAKLSIIPDLVDNKDLLVANTLINTSGMIAAVLGFGISGVLVEKLGAKSGFYLNSLTFLVSAAFIFLISKKFTAAPSFEEVGKEIVEVIRKSVFQEIKEGILYFIHTKDIRFTAAIIFALWSALGSVYVVIIVFVQKTLHSATKDLGLLVMFLGIGLFLGSLVYGKFGQRISHYKIIFVSLVLSGIMLTIFALGIHYFPNFLLAALLALGLGLIVSPIMIASNTIIHNVSDNEMLGKIFSSLEIVMHLGFILFMFISSILAEKFSPLLILVIVGSLLSLLGLVSLFFNRKVAWLD
- a CDS encoding cold-shock protein, with protein sequence MAKGKVKWFSNQKGYGFVTSEDGKDVFIHFSAIVGDGYKSLAEGDEVEFEVTQGPKGDQATNVKKI
- a CDS encoding MazG nucleotide pyrophosphohydrolase domain-containing protein, with translation MLKKKLSINDLIKECHRVAKSKGWWDDLRNDGELIALMHSELSEALEAMRGHDKENNLAEELADCCIRIFDYCGSRKIDLEKALLKKIEYNKTRPYRHGKKF
- a CDS encoding FMN-binding protein, which produces MKEMARYGFILALICTIAAGLLAAANALTRPKILAQAILEEQSALKEVMPAAARFTAVKPDVEKQTLYYKAFDSQDKLIGFVFKASGKGYSSVVETLAGIFLDDKISAIKVISQNETPGLGVRVTENKFTGQFNNRNSLDLSGVQAITGATVSSRAIMDSVMKKAREIKELIKNER
- a CDS encoding sodium-dependent transporter, yielding MAQIKKRDSWGSRLGIIMAVAGSAIGLGNFLRFPAKAAANGGGAFMIPYFISLLLLGIPLMWIEWTLGRYGGGFEHGTAPGIFHSLWQKNRFIKYFGVIGIFGPLVIFIYYVFIESWTLAYSFFALAGKYTALTDQQSLRHFLTGFQGLEKNQYFNGIGTAYLFFLVTFLLNIWVIYYGIKGGIEKLCKWAMPLLFVFGLVLMSRVLTLGAPDLSRPAWNVSGGFGFLWNPDFSALKSAKVWLEAAGQIFFTLSVGIGVILTYASYLKKADDVVLSGTTAAMTNEFAEVILGGSIIIPAAFVFFGPVDIKSIAQSGVFNLGFVTMPLVLNKLPLAGFFGFCWFFLLFLAGITSSISLAQPAVAFLEDEFNINRKRAVSIFAAVSFILCQPAIFFLGRGVVDELDFWGGTFFLVVFATIETILFAWVFGMERAWEEIHQGADMIIPKIYKFIIKYITPLFLFIILGMWFAQEWLPIIMMKNVSGADKPFIFCTRLGLLFVFIILAVLVKIAWKRRKLK